A stretch of Campylobacter gracilis DNA encodes these proteins:
- a CDS encoding TonB-dependent receptor, translating into MKKFHLALSLCAVFCLSAQADEKSSATDASKSKDSNTQSLGVIEVTSDSSTPSTVDDVKINTRNATLVKDVFRDIPGVYVGGTNGMNQKIYMRGVSDRGLNITIDGAKQNGNTFHHNADLLIDPDLIKAVEVDVGARSVVNGSGALGGSVAFKTVDASDLLEDGQDIGAKLKAGYTSNNEGYSQSAMLYGRAFDSLDMLAAFKHYGYGFGESGNGKPTGGDGNDINYLFKVGYSFLDFHKISLSTEHMQYKGLYPLRPEFGSWLNGQLDNRKYERDTHTIKYTYNPSDLLELDITGYYTKHQRIGSTSTNVKWGVETKGGKIGAKSKFETSDLAHTLRYGFDYYRSENYVKPGNLRPERVDNYSVYLEDAMRYGGLTVTPGVRYERHELKTYNGRGANISSYKYKFDEVSPALALDYEIGAGFGAFASYARVFRGPDVIESMMAAGTSRGRPLSWMANENLKATTGNAYEIGGRYKSDLAENSSVSLTAKYFRTEYKNLIVDNNAAGGIVGCPGGAQGTLCRANAGGADIDGVELYARLILDDLSLAAGYTHQHVEYKDRVRSGSGYLSSNIIGYRDYGDKYTFNAEYAISAADLLLGYNLLFFDSKNVASAASDEKTKVPSYAVHDLYVTYAPDSGRFKGLEINAGVYNLFDKAYASHSQRSADFTGDSNAIDWEPGRNFKLSVAYKF; encoded by the coding sequence ATGAAAAAATTTCATCTGGCTTTGTCTTTGTGCGCGGTTTTTTGCTTAAGCGCACAAGCAGACGAGAAATCAAGCGCTACGGACGCATCCAAAAGCAAGGATTCAAATACGCAAAGCCTAGGCGTAATCGAAGTTACTAGTGATTCTAGCACGCCTAGCACCGTGGATGATGTCAAAATCAACACTCGCAACGCCACGCTCGTAAAAGACGTATTTCGCGACATTCCGGGCGTGTATGTGGGCGGCACCAACGGCATGAATCAAAAAATTTATATGCGTGGCGTGAGCGATCGCGGTCTAAATATCACGATTGACGGCGCGAAGCAAAACGGCAATACCTTTCACCACAACGCCGATTTACTAATCGATCCGGATCTTATCAAAGCCGTAGAGGTCGATGTAGGAGCGCGCTCGGTCGTGAACGGCTCGGGCGCCTTGGGCGGCTCGGTAGCTTTTAAGACTGTGGACGCTTCTGATCTGCTTGAGGACGGACAGGATATCGGCGCGAAGCTCAAAGCGGGCTATACGAGCAATAACGAGGGCTACTCGCAAAGCGCGATGCTCTACGGCAGGGCATTTGATAGCCTAGATATGCTTGCTGCATTCAAGCACTACGGATACGGCTTCGGTGAATCTGGCAACGGCAAACCTACGGGCGGCGATGGCAACGATATAAATTATTTATTCAAAGTAGGCTATAGCTTTTTGGATTTTCATAAAATTTCGCTATCTACCGAGCATATGCAGTATAAAGGTCTCTATCCGCTGCGACCGGAATTCGGCTCCTGGCTGAACGGACAGCTAGATAACCGCAAATACGAGCGCGATACACATACGATCAAATACACGTATAATCCAAGCGACTTGCTAGAACTCGACATCACTGGATACTACACAAAGCATCAACGCATCGGATCAACCTCGACAAATGTAAAATGGGGCGTCGAAACCAAAGGCGGCAAAATCGGTGCTAAGAGTAAATTTGAAACGAGCGATTTAGCGCATACGTTGCGCTACGGCTTTGATTACTACCGCTCCGAAAACTACGTAAAACCCGGTAATTTGCGTCCGGAAAGGGTCGATAACTACAGCGTCTATTTAGAGGATGCTATGCGCTACGGCGGGCTTACGGTAACTCCTGGCGTGCGCTACGAAAGGCACGAGCTAAAGACTTACAACGGCAGAGGCGCTAATATCTCTAGCTACAAATATAAATTTGACGAAGTAAGCCCCGCCTTGGCGCTTGATTACGAGATTGGCGCGGGATTTGGAGCGTTTGCGAGCTATGCGCGAGTATTTAGAGGACCTGACGTAATAGAGAGCATGATGGCTGCGGGCACTAGCCGTGGCAGACCGCTAAGCTGGATGGCTAACGAAAATTTAAAAGCCACTACGGGCAACGCCTACGAAATAGGCGGTCGCTACAAAAGCGATCTGGCAGAAAATTCCTCAGTAAGCCTAACTGCGAAGTATTTCAGAACGGAATATAAAAATCTCATCGTAGATAACAATGCGGCGGGCGGAATCGTCGGCTGCCCGGGAGGCGCGCAGGGCACCTTATGCAGAGCTAACGCAGGCGGCGCGGATATTGACGGCGTCGAGCTTTACGCAAGATTAATATTAGATGATTTGAGCCTTGCTGCGGGTTACACCCACCAGCACGTAGAATATAAAGACCGCGTGCGCAGCGGCTCGGGCTATCTAAGCTCAAACATCATCGGCTACCGCGACTACGGTGATAAATACACCTTCAATGCCGAATACGCAATCTCTGCGGCGGATCTACTGCTGGGCTATAACTTGCTCTTTTTCGACTCCAAAAACGTAGCCTCCGCAGCTAGCGACGAAAAAACAAAAGTGCCTAGCTACGCAGTTCACGATCTATACGTTACCTACGCTCCGGATAGTGGGCGATTTAAAGGGCTTGAGATCAACGCGGGCGTTTACAATCTCTTTGATAAAGCCTACGCATCGCACTCGCAGCGCAGCGCCGATTTTACTGGAGATTCAAATGCTATCGACTGGGAGCCTGGACGAAATTTCAAGCTAAGCGTGGCGTATAAATTTTAA
- the exbB gene encoding TonB-system energizer ExbB has translation MEFLAHYVDYIIFAILGFMSFLVVWFTIERLLFYSKVKASDYKSKALYEEALTKNLTTLYIVYSNAPYIGLLGTVIGIMITFFDMSTASGIDTKAIMQGLSLALKATATGLVVAVPTLIIYNGFVRKVDVLLNRYDEVK, from the coding sequence ATGGAATTTTTGGCGCATTACGTGGATTACATTATCTTTGCGATCCTCGGATTTATGAGCTTTTTAGTCGTGTGGTTTACTATCGAAAGGCTGCTTTTTTATTCGAAGGTTAAGGCGAGCGATTACAAAAGCAAGGCGCTATATGAAGAGGCTCTGACAAAAAATTTAACGACGCTTTATATTGTTTATTCAAATGCTCCGTACATCGGTCTTTTAGGTACTGTTATTGGCATTATGATCACATTTTTTGATATGAGTACTGCAAGCGGTATCGATACCAAGGCTATCATGCAGGGTCTTTCGCTTGCGCTTAAAGCTACGGCTACCGGTCTAGTAGTCGCCGTGCCTACGCTCATCATCTACAACGGTTTCGTCCGCAAGGTCGATGTGCTTCTAAACCGCTACGATGAGGTTAAATAA
- the exbD gene encoding TonB system transport protein ExbD encodes MSIPRRDGLNIVPFIDIMLVLLAIVLSVSTFIAQGHIKVNLPSSSSSQNPQEDKKVTIKVDSESKIYLDDVAISEDELEKKIAALDKNDLVVLKNDKDSKFSSFISIMDVLKKAGHEKFAIVTEKEQ; translated from the coding sequence ATGAGCATTCCTAGACGAGACGGGCTAAATATCGTCCCGTTCATCGACATTATGCTGGTGCTGTTAGCGATCGTGCTTAGTGTCTCAACTTTCATCGCGCAGGGTCATATCAAGGTAAATCTTCCATCTTCTTCAAGCTCGCAAAATCCGCAAGAGGATAAAAAAGTTACCATCAAAGTGGATAGCGAATCTAAAATTTATCTAGACGATGTCGCAATAAGCGAGGATGAGCTTGAGAAAAAAATTGCCGCGCTCGATAAAAACGATCTTGTCGTGCTAAAAAACGATAAAGACTCGAAATTTTCCTCTTTCATTTCGATCATGGATGTCCTAAAAAAGGCGGGCCATGAAAAATTTGCGATCGTGACCGAAAAAGAGCAATGA